One window of the Manihot esculenta cultivar AM560-2 chromosome 14, M.esculenta_v8, whole genome shotgun sequence genome contains the following:
- the LOC110630760 gene encoding GPI mannosyltransferase 1, with translation MAWINMSKILLFSAIFRLVLIIYGEWQDSHMEVRYTDVDYLVFSDAASLMASGESPFKRSTYRYSPLLAFLLIPNSIIHRSWGKFLFSASDLLVGMFIHNILKRRKVPEDLCLYSVMVWLLNPFTFTIGTRGNCEPIVCAMILWTIICLMDGNVVQAAIWYGLVVHFRIYPIIYALPVVLVLDPCFFQSGQRPLLVNWKSSQQKTSQSSLGGPRECGIWSLLKRIFTRERIKFGLISGTVFLSCTALFFYLYGWEFLNEALLYHLTRTDPRHNFSIYFYHIYLHYEHEFSILEKLISFLPQLIVQLVLIFCFAPDLPFCFFLQTVAFVAFNKVITAQYFVWFFCLLPLILPWSNMKLRWVGISCMLVWMGAQSHWLFWGYMLEFKGKNVFLQLWLASLLFLAANTFVVVMLIRHHRCCPMFRRLEHSSSKKSE, from the exons ATGGCATGGATAAACATGAGTAAAATACTTCTATTCTCAGCAATTTTTCGACTCGTTTTGATCATTTATGGAGAATGGCAAGATTCCCATATGGAGGTTAGATACACAGATGTGGATTACCTCGTCTTTTCTGATGCTGCCTCGTTAATGGCGTCCGGAGAATCCCCTTTCAAAAGAAGTACTTACCGTTATTCTCCTTTGCTCGCTTTTCTGCTCATACCCAATTCCATTATTCATCGTTCATGGGGTAAATTCCTCTTCTCTGCTTCAG ATTTACTTGTGGGCATGTTTATCCACAACATTTTGAAGCGGCGTAAGGTGCCTGAGGATCTATGCTTATATTCTGTAATGGTATGGCTCCTCAATCCATTTACCTTCACCATTGGAACCCGTGGGAACTGTGAGCCCATTGTTTGTGCCATGATTTTGTGGACCATTATCTGTCTTATGGATG GTAATGTGGTCCAAGCTGCAATTTGGTATGGACTAGTTGTCCATTTCAGAATTTATCCTATAATCTATGCGCTCCCTGTTGTTTTGGTTCTTGATCCATGCTTCTTCCAATCTGGTCAGAGGCCTCTCCTTGTGAATTGGAAATCCAGTCAACAGAAGACATCACAGAGTAGTTTGGGAGGACCTAGGGAATGTGGTATATGGAGTCTATTGAAAAGGATATTTACAAGAGAGAGAATTAAGTTTGGTCTGATTTCCGGAACCGTTTTTCTTTCTTGTACTGCACTTTTTTTCTACTTATATGGATGGGAGTTCTTGAACGAGGCACTGCTGTACCATCTCACTCGTACAGATCCAAGACACAACTTTTCCATCTATTTCTATCACATATATCTCCATTATGAACATGAATTTTCAATTTTGGAAAAGCTCATCTCATTTTTGCCTCAACTGATAGTCCAGCTGGTTCTCATTTTCTGCTTTGCACCAGATCTTCCATTTTGCTTTTTCCTGCAGACAGTTGCATTTGTTGCATTCAATAAG GTAATCACAGCACAGTACTTTGTCTGGTTCTTTTGCTTGTTGCCACTGATACTTCCATGGAGCAATATGAAGCTGAGGTGGGTAGGCATAAGTTGCATGCTTGTATGGATGGGTGCTCAGAGCCATTGGTTGTTCTGGGGTTATATGCTTGAATTTAAGGGCAAAAATGTTTTTCTACAACTTTGGCTAGCAAGCTTACTGTTTCTGGCTGCTAATACTTTTGTGGTCGTCATGTTGATCCGGCATCATAGATGCTGTCCGATGTTCAGGCGATTAGAGCATTCAAGTTCAAAGAAATCTGAATGA
- the LOC110600069 gene encoding putative disease resistance protein RGA1 — MAEAVPFGIATNILMKLGSSTFQDIGATYGVKKDLQKLENTLSTIKAALLDAEERQEKSYLVQDWIRKLKDVVYVADDVLDTFATKALKHQLESNGLRIKEHVSEFFSMSNQLAFRFKMARKIRYIREKVDDIAADMSKFNFKERVVEREENRQREQTHSFLSTSEIIGRDQNKDEIVNLLMCSSNQENVSVLPIVGIGGLGKTTLAQLVYNDTRVVNSFEKRMWVSVYEKIDVGIIVANIIKSIKKIDPGNLELDQLQLCLRENLEGKRYLLVLDDVWDESHERWVCLKNLLSIGARGSKILVTTRSRKVAFVSGIKSPYILQGLAEDDCWELFERLTFGEDKEGVNSSLITIGKEIVSRCKGVPLAVKSLACAMRTKTEESEWLAIQNAEIWRFCLDDNEILPVLRLSYDHLPIPLRQCFAFCSIFPKDFIVQKDKLIQLWIAQGYIHSISGNEYLEYLGDQYFKDLVTMSFFQEVEIDEYGNIKSFKMHDLIHDLAQIVAGTDCAIAGSTDTGNISERVHHISFQHPSYSPDIPKHLLEAKSMRTFFLPDYCGFTNESTPNTVISSFKCLRSLDLHHSCIKELPDTIGKLKHLRYLDLSNNFDMESLHCSICYLLNLQTLLLSNCTSLQQLPRDLGKLISLRHLMIDGCDRLTCMPFGLGKLTSIQTLSRFIIAVNEDSALGSAKTNELSGLNQLRGELCIENLGNVKNIALESKAGNLKGKKFLRSLILNWGSSVRANEDGHDELLMQNLQPHSNLKELHVQGYGGVRFSSWLSLLKNIVKITIKKCNRCQHLPPLHELRHLKFLSLEELMNLECIDNGTGQLSSSAIFFPSLKVLSLVDLPNLKRWWRGEAVVESRNDSDSASTSLGEHQEPQPAVPPSFPRLSSLKVHHCFNLTSIPLHPYLEELYLYEVSEELLQQQGLMMLTMMTMRISMMMMMMAALQSPKESSSSGSLLPHDSFIASPLSKLKSLQLVRIDDLEALPESWLPNLTSLELVKIEECPRLSSLPRQGFKALTSLRNLRIYRCEGLKSLSNGIQHLIALEELRIRSCEELDLSDDGMQLQALKKLHYLEFNDIPKLVLLPRWIKDIPSLQELQVEECKNLVALPEWIDSLTSLQRLKISYCPRLSSLPDRICNLAALQKLCICNCPHLSKRCKKARGADWPKISHIKMIKINSKWVQRLS; from the coding sequence ATGGCAGAAGCAGTTCCATTTGGGATAGCTACCAACATACTAATGAAGTTGGGTTCGTCCACCTTTCAAGACATCGGAGCCACATATGGTGTGAAAAAGGACTTGCAGAAGCTTGAAAACACACTCTCCACCATTAAAGCTGCGCTGCTAGATGCTGAAGAAAGGCAAGAGAAGAGCTATTTGGTGCAAGACTGGATAAGGAAGCTTAAAGATGTTGTTTATGTAGCTGATGATGTTTTGGACACATTTGCAACAAAAGCTTTGAAGCATCAACTGGAAAGTAATGGTTTAAGGATCAAAGAACATGTAAGTGAATTCTTTTCCATGTCGAATCAGCTTGCTTTTCGATTCAAGATGGCTCGAAAGATAAGATATATAAGAGAGAAAGTGGATGATATTGCTGCTGATATGTCAAAGTTCAATTTTAAAGAGAGAGTGGTTGAGAGAGAGGAAAATAGGCAGAGGGAGCAGACTCATTCTTTTCTATCAACCTCAGAAATTATTGGGAGGGATCAGAATAAGGACGAGATAGTGAACTTGTTAATGTGTTCAAGCAATCAGGAAAATGTGTCTGTTCTTCCCATTGTTGGAATTGGTGGGTTGGGCAAGACAACTCTTGCTCAGTTGGTGTATAATGATACTAGGGTGGTCAATTCTTTTGAGAAAAGGATGTGGGTTTCTGTCTATGAAAAAATTGATGTTGGAATTATTGTTGCTAATATtattaaatcaataaagaaAATTGATCCAGGAAACTTGGAACTGGACCAATTGCAATTGTGCCTCAGGGAAAACTTGGAGGGGAAGAGATATTTGCTTGTCTTGGATGATGTATGGGATGAAAGCCATGAGAGATGGGTTTGTCTGAAAAATCTGTTGTCGATTGGAGCTCGAGGAAGTAAGATTTTAGTGACTACTCGAAGTAGAAAAGTTGCCTTTGTCTCGGGCATTAAGTCCCCTTACATTTTGCAAGGTCTAGCAGAAGATGATTGCTGGGAATTGTTTGAGCGCCTCACATTTGGAGAGGACAAAGAGGGAGTGAATTCGAGCTTGATAACAATTGGAAAGGAAATTGTGAGCAGATGCAAAGGAGTTCCTCTTGCTGTGAAGAGTTTGGCATGTGCAATGAGAACAAAAACTGAAGAAAGTGAATGGTTGGCCATTCAAAATGCTGAAATTTGGAGGTTTTGTTTAGATGATAATGAAATTCTACCCGTACTGAGGTTGAGCTATGATCATTTGCCAATCCCTTTAAGACAATGCTTTGCATTTTGCTCAATTTTCCCAAAAGACTTCATAGTCCAAAAAGATAAGTTGATCCAGTTATGGATAGCACAGGGTTATATTCACTCCATCAGTGGAAATGAGTATTTGGAGTATCTCGGTGATCAATACTTTAAGGATTTAGTGACTATGTCTTTCTTTCaagaagtagaaatagatgAGTATGGGAACATTAAAAGCTTTAAGATGCATGATCTTATTCATGATCTTGCACAGATAGTTGCAGGAACAGATTGTGCTATTGCCGGAAGTACTGATACTGGGAATATTTCTGAGAGAGTACATCACATCTCCTTTCAACATCCCTCCTATTCTCCTGACATTCCTAAGCATTTACTGGAAGCAAAGAGCATGCGGACTTTCTTTTTGCCAGATTACTGTGGATTCACCAATGAATCAACACCAAATACTGTGATTTCGAGCTTTAAATGCCTACGTTCGTTGGACTTGCATCACTCGTGTATTAAGGAGTTGCCTGATACTATTGGTAAGTTGAAGCATTTGAGATATCTTGATCTTTCTAATAATTTTGACATGGAAAGCCTTCATTGTTCGATATGTTATTTGCTTAATTTGCAAACATTGTTACTCTCGAATTGTACAAGTCTTCAACAGCTGCCGAGGGATCTTGGAAAGCTGATAAGCCTTAGACACCTTATGATTGATGGGTGTGATAGGTTGACTTGCATGCCGTTTGGGTTGGGAAAACTAACTTCCATCCAAACATTATCGCGGTTCATAATTGCAGTGAATGAAGACAGTGCTCTAGGTAGTGCAAAGACCAATGAGTTGAGTGGCCTAAATCAATTGAGAGGTGAATTATGTATTGAAAACCTTGGAAATGTCAAGAATATTGCATTGGAGTCCAAAGCAGGAAATCTAAAAGGGAAGAAATTCCTCCGATCCCTTATTCTGAACTGGGGGTCATCAGTTAGAGCTAATGAGGATGGACATGATGAATTATTGATGCAAAACCTGCAGCCACACTCAAATTTGAAGGAATTACATGTGCAAGGCTATGGAGGTGTGAGGTTCTCATCTTGGCTCTCCTTGCTTAAAAACATtgttaaaattacaataaagaaGTGTAACCGATGCCAACATCTGCCACCTCTACATGAACTTCGCCATCTCAAGTTCCTCAGTCTTGAAGAGTTGATGAATCTTGAGTGCATAGACAATGGCACTGGGCAGCTCTCATCATCTGCAATATTCTTCCCATCCTTAAAAGTACTTTCACTTGTTGACTTGCCTAATTTAAAGAGATGGTGGAGGGGAGAAGCAGTTGTTGAGTCAAGGAACGATAGTGATAGTGCATCGACGTCACTTGGTGAGCATCAGGAACCCCAACCTGCAGTACCACCTTCATTTCCTCGTCTTTCTAGCTTAAAGGTTCACCATTGCTTTAACTTGACATCAATTCCTCTGCATCCGTACCTTGAAGAGCTGTATCTGTATGAAGTAAGTGAGGAACTTCTGCAGCAACAGGGACTGATGATGCTCACTATGATGACAATGAGGATctctatgatgatgatgatgatggcaGCTTTACAGAGCCCAAAAGAATCTTCCTCCTCCGGTTCTCTACTTCCCCATGATTCCTTCATTGCCTCTCCTCTTTCTAAATTAAAGTCTCTACAACTCGTGAGAATTGATGATTTAGAAGCTTTGCCAGAATCATGGTTGCCAAACCTCACATCACTTGAGCTTGTAAAGATTGAGGAGTGCCCAAGACTATCAAGTTTGCCGCGACAAGGTTTCAAGGCCTTGACTTCTCTACGAAATCTGAGGATCTACAGGTGTGAAGGGTTAAAGTCTTTGTCTAATGGGATTCAACATCTCATTGCTCTTGAGGAACTGAGGATAAGGAGTTGTGAGGAGCTTGATCTTTCAGACGATGGTATGCAATTGCAAGCCCTTAAAAAGCTTCATTATCTGGAATTCAATGATATTCCAAAATTGGTTCTTCTTCCTAGATGGATTAAAGACATCCCTAGTCTACAAGAATTGCAGGTTGAAGAATGTAAAAATTTGGTTGCTTTGCCAGAGTGGATAGACAGCCTCACATCACTTCAAAGACTTAAAATTTCCTATTGCCCCAGATTGAGTTCATTGCCGGATAGGATTTGCAACCTTGCTGCTTTACAAAAGCTTTGCATTTGCAACTGCCCTCACCTATCTAAAagatgcaagaaagccagaggaGCAGATTGGCCCaaaatttctcatattaaaatgaTCAAAATTAATAGCAAATGGGTTCAACGCCTGAGTTGA